ctctccttcaggaGGAGGTTCAGTGTCCGACATCCCTGTCTGTCGTGAAAGACAGAAGCTTGACTGAGAGTCCAGAGGAGGTGGACGAAATCTTTGATACCCCAGTTGATCTGTCTTCGGATGaagaatattttgttgaagagagCAGGTCTGCCAGGCTAAAAAAGTCAGGCAAGGAGCGCATTGATAACATCAAAAaggcattttccaaagaaaacatgcagAAGACGCGGCAGAATTTTGACAAGAAAGTGAACAGAATTAGGACTAGAATAGTGACCCCAGAGAGGAGAGAGCGGCTGAGGCAGTCAGGGGAGAGATTGAGACAGTCAGGGGAGAGACTGAAGCAGTCAGGGGAGAGGTTTAAGAAATCTATTTCCAATGCAGCTCCCTCAAGGGAAGCTTTTAAGATGCGTAGCCTTCGGAAAACCAAAGACCGAGCAGTGGCTGAGGGTCCAGAAGAGGTCAGGGAGATGGGGGTGGACATCATTGCCAGGGGCGAGGCTCTAGGCCCCATCAGTGAGCTCTACCCCGAGGCGCTCAGTGAAACAGACCCTGAGGAGGCCAGTGCCACGCATCCTCCCCAAGAAGGTGGGGAGGTCTCGACCCCTGAGCCTCTAAAAGTTACTTTTAAACCCCAGGTGAGAGTAGAGGATGATGAATCTCTTTTGCTAGATTTAAAGCAGTAATTATAAAGAGGAATTAAGTATATTGTAATTGTAAGTCTCCTTAATCATACAATCTTAGTTTAATTAGTATAGTCATTTACATGTACATGCCATATAGGAAAACATAAATGATATGCTTGTTTCATTTTTAGGTTTAAAATATTCAAGATAAtaagttattaatatatatttccttGTAACTTCCtggggaattcttttttttttccctcccccggagaactttttttttctctcctcccccaggGCTTATTTGATTCTATCAGCTTTCTCTCTTAGGTCACTCTCACGGCAGCTGTGGATTTTTAAGTTCATTTCTCTTGCCCATCAAAAAAAATAGTTTCCTAGTGAGGGCCAATTAGGTGTTTGTCTAGTCTACAACAAATGAAGGGCAAATTTGTGGCCATGATTTGCAAGTCAACTCTTGATTTTGGTCTAGATTAATACAAGGGGAATAACTCATGTGTGGATTTTATCTGTTCAAATCAATAGATTTGTTAGTAAATTAGCAGTCACACCCCTTTTTGATGCCTTTGCATAAAAACATGGAAGTGCTGGACTCGAGCACTCGGGTCCGGCATCAGAGCCTTGCATGTAGCAAGCCACCCGGCAAGTCGTCTGCTAATCGTCTGGTCACTGAAATGAAGAGAGTTCACCTGTCCTGCCCACCCCAGAGGACTGCTGTGAAGATTAATGAAATATTACACATTCTGGGGGGAGCAAGAACCATttccagagaaaagaaacccCACCGGTTCCTCAAAAACAGAATCGAAATACGTACATCTTCTGAAAAAGCCCTGAGCTTCAAGCAGTAAGGACCTAGGTGGGACAGACACTAaagttggtttttcttttcacagaatcaggaatgaaaaataaaggtTTGGGTGACATCTTTTTCATCAGAGACTAAACCCAGATCTTGGGTTTGAGTTGGGTCTTAAAACATTTCCTGGAAAATTCTCTGATTATCTTCTGCTCAGATCTCTGGTGGACTAGAACAGCATGTTTGAGCATCATGAACTCTGCAACTGTGGCTGTACCTTCAAGAGGCCTCTCTAAAGCCAGACCTTatacagtgtttttaaaagaccTCAAATGTTTCTGATTCCGGAGTGAACCCCTCAAAGTCCACCTGTCTAAAACAGTGTTCAGGGAGTTCATCACAGCTGCTTTGGGAGGAAGCCAGATTCTACCTGTCAGTTAGCTGTAAATCTAACTGATCAGCTAAGTAGCTGATCCAGAAGTAGATATTattgttaaagagaaaaatgatcatACTGGTTCTTCAATTATGTATGTTTAAATCTTTTGAtttgagaaagggaagaaatggaatTATGGGATTTGAGAATTTGAAGAGTTTTGGACAACAGTTAGCTTTCAGATCAGTTTTAGATGCTCTGGTAGTAACTAAaaattgtacacacacacacacaaatcagctttaaaatatttaactgagTTATCCAGCTATTTGGGTTTGGGAGTTTGATTCAGTATCATTTCCTCTTCACCATGCGTGAATACGTAAAATAGTGAATTGTTCCTCTCATTATCTTTTTATAGAGTGTATACAGCTTTGAACAATACTTcaaaaggaataatttttaaaatgttatggtTTAGCAAAAGCTTGGATGCCTAATCAAATATTTCCTTAAAGCCAtaataaatttgaattaaaaaagataatacaaagTTTGATGTCATTGtcctatttgtaaatatttttgctgATAATGAAAGCAAACAATATGGCATGAATTTGATATAGTAACCCTGCTTATGATAGATATGTTTCTAGGTTAAACAGAATGTAAAGAAGTTATAGGCTGTTTTTTCTGGCACCATCCAGagtaatggagaaggaagtggcatcccactccagtattcgtgcctggaaaattccatggacagagaagcctggtgggctgtagtccatggggttgcagagagttggccatgactgagcacatcagtACAGTATGCAGAGTAAATATcaattgaacttttttttttttgcagataccACTGTCAAGTAATTTCTGTCAAGTCCTTTTGCTTACTGACTCACTATATAACCAGGCTTTACATGTTAATGGAATGTTGCCCACATAGGTCCGTCTGAATGTTGACGTAGAAGACATTGTAGCCTGGTCAGCTCTTATCATGGTGGACTTTGAACAATTTCCATGTTCCCAGAGGTTCATTGtaactttttacatttattttaggcTGTGCTAGGTCCTCCTTGATCTAccagctttctctggttgtgccAAGTGGGGGctactactctctagctgtggtgtgcagtcttctcattgtgtggcttctcctgctgcagagcacgggcttcaggcacatgggctcagtagttgtgcacaggcttaATCGCTCCATGGCATGTacgatcttcccagaccaggaatcaaacccgtgtcccctgcatcggcaggcagattcctaaccactggaccaccagggaagtctgattcATCGTACTTTACACTGCTTGTTTGGTACTAGGATTTTCCCCTCTGTGTTCCTTCTGTCTCTGAACTTCTCCTTTAGAGCATTAGAGCATTCCTCAATTCCATattcatcattttttcttttaccgTGTTCTCTTGACACAAAGAATGTCTGTTTATTATATAGACTGCAAAATCAAATATCTTCATTTAATGCAAGGAATAATTATCagcattttctcttcttaaagTTTCAGACAACACAGAACAGATTTTGTGCTTATTGTactcttctgtgtttttgaaatttttgttagATTTTGAACCGTttattgtgattgcagccatgaaattaaaagacgcttactccttggaaggaaatttatgaccaatgtagacagcatactaaaaagtagagacattactttgtcaacaaaggtccgtctggtcaaggctatggtttttccagtagtcatgtatggatgtgagagttggactataaggaaagctgagcgtcaaacaattgatgcttttgagctgtggtgttggagaagactcttgagagtcccttggactgcaaggagatccaaccagtccatcctaaaggagatcagtcctgggtgttcattggaaggactgatgttgaagctgaaactccaatactttggccacttgatgagaatagtggactcatttgaaaagaccctgatgctgggaaagattgggggcaggagaagaaggggatgacagaggatgagatagttggatggcatcaccgactcgatggacatgagtttgagtgaactccgggagttggtgatggacagggaggcctggcctgctgcggttcatggggttgcaaagagtcggacacgactgagcgactgaactgaactgaactgattgaaataAAATCATTGGCAGGATGTGTCCCCTTTTCTTTCTGTGGGGAAGAACAATGCATCATCCACAGATACTCGGGGCCTGGAGCCCTCTCTCAGGCTTTTCTACAGAACAGACGGAAGAGAGGAGGGGAGTGCAGCTCTGTCTCCTGCATGAGATGGATCCAGAGGCTTTTGTCTCAGGGTCTGCATGGCCTGGGTCTAGCTTAGAGTTTAGTAGAAAAGGCCCAGTGAGAAAAAGCGGTAAGAGGAGCATGATAATTCAGCCTGCTGAgcgtgtatgtgtggtgtgtgtaagCTCCCTTGAGCAAGTTttccataaatttaaaatacaaactaaactacagtattttcattttgactttattcTTTGCCTTCCATGTACATAAAAGGGTTTGGTTCAGAGCAGTCAAATTCATTGTGATTCAGCTGGAGAGCAGGCCAtgttatgtaaaatatttcacaGAATCACTGTGAACTTTGTAATTCCCCTTGCATGAAATTACTGGGGCTGTTTTTCTTATGAGACATGTTTTCTACAGCTTCTATTGAACCCTACtaacggcatcactgactcgatggacgtgagtttgagtgaactccgggagttggtgatggacagggaggcctggtgtgctgtgattcatggggtcgcaaagagtcggacacgactcagcgactgaatgaactgaaaaatgttttaagttccAATCCCCAGATAGTTTCTCTGCCCTATCTGAGTCAAGACCAGGGGAAATGACCACTGTGGTCTCATCTTGAGTTCTGTTGAAATTGGGGGCATGCTAGTTAATCTCGTCTGTagtgaatgaaaaatgaagaagcctgagtgctgagTTTTGTGTGTCATtcttgtggccacttctgagtgtTGTGATTTCTGAGGATTTACAGCTGTCCTTAGCAAGTCCGAGTCCTTCAGTGAATTTCACGGGTGGATAGGAGATGGAGGCTAGCTAGCTCTTTGGGCGCATCTCTTAGGATGGCCGAGGATCCCCGAGAGGACAGAAGAGTGTCAGAATATCCTCAGGCTTTGAATTTACTTTGGGTATCTTCTCTAAATTAACTGTGCTGGTCAAGGGCTCTCCTAGACTGCCCTGCCTCTTGATGCCTTTGCTCATGCTGTTCATTTCCCTTTCGGCCTGGAAGATGAGTTTCAGGTTCAGTGATGATGTCCATCCATGTCCTACTTGTAGCTTTTCATGGTTACCTCCCATCCCTTAGGAAGGGCATGATTATTTACTCCATATATCCAATATACATAGCACCTTTGATCTGCCAGATTCTGTGTGAGGCACAGAGGATTCAAAGGTGAATAGAACACAGTCCTTAACCCctctgctcccccacccctcccctttcTCAGCCCTTTTCTCAGCCTCACTGTTTCTACGAGACtgttaaataaaaacaacttaTCGTTGTATTTGAGTTCATTTGTGTGACTGTGCTAGccatcattgttgttcagttgctaagttgtgtccaattctttgggactccaaggactgcagcacaccagtcgcccctgtctttcaccatttccctgagtttggtcagactcatgtccattgcggaGAAGGAAACGTcagcccactccactgttcttgcctagagaatcctatggacaggggagcctggtgggctgccgtctgtggggtcgcacagagtcagacacagccaaagcgacttagcatgcatgcgtgcattggagaaggaaatggcaacccactccagtaattcttgcctggagaatcccagggacggaggagcctggtgggctgctgtccatggggtcgcacagagttggacacgactgaagcaacttagcagtagcagcagcatgtccattgagtcagtgatgccatccaaccatctcatcctctgtcatccccttctgccttcagtgtttcccagcatgagggtcttttacagtgagtcagctcttcacatcaggtagccaaagtgtttcagcttcagcttcagccatcagtccttccaatgaatattcagggttgatttcctttaggattgactggtttggtctccttgctgtccaagggactctttcagaatcttctttcaacagtttgaaagcatcagtttttcagtgctcagcattctttatggtcctacttcttcatctgtacatgactgctggaaaaaccatagctttgactatatgaacttttgttggcaaagtgatgtctctgctttttcatacactgtctaggtttgtcatagcttttttcccaaggaacaagcgtctttttaatttcatggctgcagtcatttgGTATCATGAATCCAGAGATGGACTCCCTGTACCTCAGGAGCTTTTTCCTGGTGAAGAAGATAGACATGGAATCCAGCATCATTGTTGTGTGATTGGAGCCTCAGATTTAAAAAGGAATGATGGGAGCATAGAGGAAGCTCACAGGCTGGGGAGGACATTTCAGGGAAAGCTGGAGAAAATGGTGCATCACTTGGCATTCGAAGACCAGTCGAGATTCAGCTAAATAATAGAATTTAAGGCAAGATGCTGCTAGAGAGGTGGTATGAAGGTGTTTTGGGTTTTACATCAGAGGCCATAGAAAGCCAGTGAGATTTTAAGCCATGGTAGTGCCATGACTGATGCTTGTGGAAGGATATTCTGTTAACATACCAGGGGCAGGGAGACCAGTTACTGGGGCCCTTGCATTTTTTTCAGGTGAGAGTAGCACCTGCCCTCAAGCATTAACAGAGCTCTGAATGGGATACACTTAGATGTGGGTTGTGATGGGGAGCCAGGTTTTTGACTTGGGTGAGTGGTCCTGCCATTCCCTGAGGTGGGAAATACTGATTCCATCTGGGGAGCTCTGAGATAGGCAGTCCCGTGATGCCCCTGTTACTCTCTGCTCTGACAGCCTTTGTTGCTCATCCCTGGCATAGCCTGTGAAAGACGAGCCGTGTGTATAATCCAGAAGCTCCCACCCTGGAGGTCTGTCTGGCTTAGCCATTGTGTGTCTCACTCATGCTTGAAGAAGGCCTAATTTGGAATGATCCTTTCCTTGTTCTTGCAACTGCTTGCCCTCTCCACCAGGACTGAAAAGTCTTTGGGAAGCAACATTGCCTTTCAGATCTAAGGCCATCGTGAGAGCTCTGTCATCAACATCTTTGATCAGGGCCAGGGCCAGATTTTTGCCTGCTCATTGTGTGGTCCAAAGAAAAGCTACCCTTGATCTTAAAAtggttgtttttggtttgtttctcttctttctaattTCAGTTGTTGTTTGGCACCCAAGAATTCTAGCTAAAGTTGTGCTTGGTATTGTTAAGTAAACGCTGCTAGGACCTGGTACCTTGGTCAAGGCCAGTTGCTCAAGTTCATGTAGCTATTCGGCTGCCATGGTTTGCAGTAAGAGTCTCAATCTCACCCTGCATGCTTTGGTTTCATATCTCATCCCTTGGTGTCTTACACATTTTATCTGAGTCATGGCATCACAAATGTATTAGGGGTTCAACATGGGCTTTGATGCAAcgcatttttcttctcttccaaggTTTTGACTGATGGAAAAGTTCATATAAGGATCACCAGTAAAATGGAGCAAGGTGTCACCCTGTTGCTGGGTGGGTGGATTCCAATACATCCCCTGAATGTAGAGCATCTGGTAAACTCTGTTGGAGAATGTGGCTTAGACCTGAGACAGGAGAGAGATCCTTCTGTGTCCCCGAGGACCTGCATACTCTGTGTGGCAGTAAGGAGAGCAAGGTTTGTGGTGCGGAAGCAGGGTCTGTTTTATCAGCTAGCAGTGAAGTCCATAGGCCAGCCTCACATACTCAGCCAAGGCGAGCAGGGGATGGAGAGCCTTTTGGCCCCCACCCTGAGTCACCGGGCTCAGGTGGGCAGGTTGTTAGGAGATGGGAGGCAGAGACTTTTGGCCCAGAAAACCCACCACACCAGCACAAAGGGTCCACTTTGAAGCTGTAGCCTGGTTTGTGCTGTTGAGGCCCAATGTGCAGAGTTAAACCTATCCCAGGGGAGGTAGCTACTGCTTCTGAAGTGCTGATGCTCAGTGAAGACCACATGGAGGCCAGGCAAGTAGGAGATTACAGATCCCAGCCCAGAGGAGAGGGCTAGAGAAACACACTTAGATGAAGCACAGGTAAATGAAATTGTGGGTTTTCATGAGAAAACTCTGGCAGTTTGACTTTGAAAGAAACAGTGGATAAAGATCATTCAAGAAAGAAAGGGGTGCAGAAGTTACCTAAAATGTAAGTTAAGCCATTCTTCTAAACAGTTCTTCGTGTGTTCTCATTTCAAGAATAAGTTTCTCCTGATCACTctattattaatatctttgtcaattcagttcagttcgttcactcagttgtgtctgactttgaagccccatggactgcagcacaccaggcctccctgtccatcaccaactcctgcggtttactcaaactcatgtccattgagtcggtgatgctatccaaccatctcaccctctgtcgtccccttctctcaccttcagtctttcccagtgtcagggtcttttccagtgagtcagttcttcacatgaggtggccaaagtattggagcttcagcttgagcaccagtccttccaatgaatattcaggactgatttcctttaggatggactggtttgatctccttgcagcccaagggactctcaagagtcttctccaacaccacagttcaaaagcatcaattctttggtgctcagctttctttatagtccatctctcacatccttacatgactagtggaaaaaccaaagctttgactagacggacctttgttgacaaagttatgtctgtgcttttaaaatatgctgtctaggttggtcataacttttctcccaaggagcaagtgtcttttaatttcatggctgcagtcaccatctgcagtgattttggagcccccaaaataaagtcccttaccgtttccccatctattttccatgaagagatgggactggatgccatgatcttagttttctgaatgttgagttttaagccaactttttcactctcctctttcactttcatcaaaaggctctttggttcttcactttcttccataagggtggtgtcatctgcatatctgaggttattgatgtttctcctggcaatcttgattccagcttgtgcttcctccagcccagcatttctcatgatgtcctctgcatataagttaaatattgtaGGGGCAAGAATCCTCTTTTCAAACAGTGGTTTCCAAACCTCCCTGATACAATTCACTTTAAGAGAAACACTAAATACTGTTCTTAGCTTAATCGAACTATAATGAGCACTGCAGTCTGGAGGGTTTGGTTCAGTTTCTTGCAGTTAGTCTATTAAGGTTATTACTTAATGGCTAAAGTTTGCCtacaacagaatattgtaaagcagcCAGGTTATCCTTAAaatctcatgctgctgctaagtcacttcagtcgtgtccgactcttagcgaccccatggactgcagcctaccaggctcctccgtccatgggatttgccaggcaaaagtactggagtggggtgccattgccttctccataggctAATATAAATTATCAAGGTCTCATTACATTTTTTATCTGAATAAACTTTAAATTCTCAAACTGGTTATGTAGGTATGTTTCAgggtaaaataaaatctattgaaATGAGTCTTTCACTTTAATTGTATTAGTACCTTTCAGTTATATTAGTACATTTATTTGGAAAGTTCCTGtaaggagaagaaataaattagCAGAATTAGGCATGGAATGTGCTTGGCTGTAGTTCAAAGCAGTGGAGGAGATTTCAGAGGGAAACATTCATACGCTTGTCAGTTGTTAAGAAATAGAATTAAATTTTCttcaagaagagagaaaacattcaATGAGACCATAGGTTGTAGATGCACAGGGAGACTGCACCCAAATAGTCTCTGCCTGAAGCTCATACATCTTTCTCGTGTAAAAAAATCAGCAACATTACTGGCAGACCTGTGTTGGAGAGTTAAATCACTTAAGATTTACAAGTTACTCTCCTATATTCTTAAATAATCATCTTCCAGTG
Above is a window of Bos indicus isolate NIAB-ARS_2022 breed Sahiwal x Tharparkar chromosome 8, NIAB-ARS_B.indTharparkar_mat_pri_1.0, whole genome shotgun sequence DNA encoding:
- the CAVIN4 gene encoding caveolae-associated protein 4: MEHNGSASNADKIHQNRLSNVTEDEDQDAALTIVTVLDKVAAIVDSVQASQKRIEERHRVMENAIKSVQIDLLKFSQSHSNTGYVINKLFEKTRKVSAHIKDVKARVEKQQTHVKKVEAKQEEIMKKNKFRVVIFQEEVQCPTSLSVVKDRSLTESPEEVDEIFDTPVDLSSDEEYFVEESRSARLKKSGKERIDNIKKAFSKENMQKTRQNFDKKVNRIRTRIVTPERRERLRQSGERLRQSGERLKQSGERFKKSISNAAPSREAFKMRSLRKTKDRAVAEGPEEVREMGVDIIARGEALGPISELYPEALSETDPEEASATHPPQEGGEVSTPEPLKVTFKPQVRVEDDESLLLDLKQ